In one Lachnospiraceae bacterium genomic region, the following are encoded:
- a CDS encoding sugar phosphate isomerase/epimerase, with the protein MKLGISSYCLAPNMAEGKMTIFDVIDWAKDHGCEHIEFVPFYLPFVDEKNKCLNTDLIDQVREHCQKVDLEISTYSVNADLLIPDAAERRAEIERVKLHIDVAARLGIHWMRHDIANFRRPFSTNTLPHFNEELPLMVEGTRELCDYAASLGINTTLENHGFFCNGSERVLRIFEALERPNMKMTMDVGNFLCVDEYNLAAVKRCLHLAQIIHLKDFYIRTKEQLPSQNEMFNCNNGSWFETLGGQMIRGSIVGQGDLPIPEIIKNIKESGYDGYVSIEFEGMEPCERGTEISLNMARAFFGREIGKQSVPKMEWT; encoded by the coding sequence ATGAAATTAGGTATTAGCAGTTATTGCCTTGCTCCCAACATGGCAGAAGGCAAAATGACTATTTTTGATGTGATCGACTGGGCAAAGGACCACGGCTGTGAGCATATCGAATTTGTCCCGTTCTATCTTCCCTTTGTCGATGAAAAAAACAAATGCCTGAATACAGATTTAATCGATCAGGTACGCGAGCATTGCCAAAAGGTTGATCTCGAAATTTCTACCTATTCTGTAAACGCTGATCTTTTGATCCCGGACGCTGCTGAGCGCCGCGCCGAAATTGAACGTGTCAAGCTGCACATTGATGTAGCTGCCCGTCTGGGCATTCACTGGATGCGCCATGACATCGCTAATTTCCGCCGCCCGTTCTCGACTAATACTCTGCCCCATTTTAATGAGGAGCTTCCGCTGATGGTAGAAGGTACCCGCGAGCTTTGCGATTATGCCGCATCTCTGGGGATCAACACCACGCTGGAAAACCATGGCTTCTTCTGCAACGGTTCTGAACGTGTTCTTAGAATCTTTGAAGCTCTGGAACGCCCGAACATGAAAATGACCATGGACGTCGGCAACTTTCTCTGTGTAGATGAATATAATCTGGCGGCTGTCAAAAGATGCCTCCATTTGGCTCAGATCATTCACCTAAAGGATTTCTATATCCGCACCAAGGAGCAGCTTCCCTCTCAAAACGAAATGTTCAACTGCAATAATGGCAGCTGGTTTGAGACGCTGGGCGGACAGATGATCCGCGGCTCCATCGTGGGGCAGGGGGATCTGCCGATTCCGGAGATCATCAAAAACATTAAAGAATCCGGCTATGACGGATATGTTTCCATTGAATTTGAAGGCATGGAGCCCTGCGAGCGAGGCACTGAAATCTCTCTGAATATGGCACGCGCTTTCTTCGGCCGAGAAATCGGCAAGCAGTCCGTCCCCAAAATGGAATGGACCTAA
- the rpiB gene encoding ribose 5-phosphate isomerase B yields MIAVGCDHAGYTLKQEILQYLRERGYEYRDYGCDSTASVDYPDFAHAVAHAVADGKAEQGILICGTGIGISIAANKVPGIRCAHCHDCFSAEATRQHNDANILALGARVVGGGLALKIVETFLTTPFSNDERHIRRIQKIEETN; encoded by the coding sequence ATGATTGCAGTTGGATGTGACCATGCGGGGTATACGCTTAAACAGGAGATTCTGCAGTATTTGAGGGAGCGGGGATATGAATATCGGGATTATGGCTGCGACAGTACGGCGTCAGTGGATTATCCTGACTTTGCGCATGCGGTAGCGCATGCGGTGGCTGACGGAAAGGCGGAGCAGGGGATTCTGATCTGCGGTACGGGAATTGGGATTAGCATTGCGGCAAACAAGGTGCCGGGGATTCGCTGTGCGCATTGTCATGATTGTTTTTCGGCAGAGGCGACCAGACAGCATAATGACGCTAATATTTTGGCGCTGGGCGCGCGCGTGGTCGGCGGAGGCTTGGCGCTGAAAATTGTGGAGACATTTTTGACGACCCCGTTTTCTAATGATGAACGGCATATCCGGCGGATTCAAAAAATTGAAGAGACAAATTGA